One stretch of Sphingomonas rosea DNA includes these proteins:
- a CDS encoding polyhydroxyalkanoate depolymerase, with the protein MLYDAYEVQRSWLAGASQWANLSSDWLTSTANPLSYNGMSGIVAASLDVFAHAAAPRGKPAFGIGETVLEGRTYKVREEIVDRLPFGQLKRFVKEGGLEGQPKLLIVAPMSGHFATLLRGTVERLLPGHEVFITDWRDAKYVSLKDGHFDLDDYIDYLIRWTGMIGPGAHMLAVCQPSVPAYAAVALMNADDHPATPKSLTMMGGPIDTREAPTAVNTLATERPHAWFQQNVVCTVPNLYPGGGRKVYPGFLQLAGFMTMNLGSHLVSHWEMFKHLVVGDEESADATRAFYDEYRSVADMTAEFYLQTVDVVFQRHLLPKGELMHRGRRVDPATITKTALLAIEGERDDISGVGQTRAALKVATALSPEMKKYHLAKGVGHYGIFNGRKWREKIAPVVERFIADHG; encoded by the coding sequence ATGCTTTACGACGCTTACGAGGTGCAGCGCAGCTGGCTTGCGGGGGCAAGCCAGTGGGCCAACCTCTCCTCCGACTGGCTGACCAGCACGGCCAATCCGCTGAGCTACAACGGGATGAGCGGGATCGTGGCGGCGAGCCTCGACGTCTTCGCCCATGCCGCCGCCCCGCGTGGCAAGCCGGCGTTCGGGATCGGCGAGACCGTGCTCGAGGGCCGCACCTACAAGGTGCGCGAGGAGATCGTCGACCGGCTGCCGTTCGGGCAACTCAAGCGTTTCGTGAAGGAGGGCGGTCTGGAGGGTCAGCCCAAGCTCCTGATCGTCGCGCCCATGTCGGGCCATTTCGCGACCCTGCTGCGCGGCACGGTCGAGCGGCTGCTGCCGGGGCACGAGGTGTTCATCACCGACTGGCGCGACGCCAAATACGTCTCGCTCAAGGACGGGCATTTCGACCTCGACGACTATATCGACTATCTGATCCGCTGGACTGGAATGATCGGGCCGGGCGCGCACATGCTCGCGGTCTGCCAGCCGAGCGTGCCGGCCTATGCCGCCGTCGCGCTGATGAACGCCGACGACCATCCCGCGACACCGAAGAGCCTGACCATGATGGGCGGGCCGATCGACACGCGCGAGGCGCCGACCGCGGTCAATACGCTGGCGACCGAGCGGCCGCATGCCTGGTTCCAGCAGAATGTCGTCTGCACCGTGCCCAACCTTTATCCGGGCGGCGGGCGCAAGGTCTATCCGGGTTTCCTCCAGCTCGCCGGCTTCATGACCATGAACCTTGGCAGCCACCTCGTCAGCCACTGGGAGATGTTCAAGCATCTGGTGGTCGGCGACGAGGAGAGTGCCGACGCGACCCGCGCTTTCTACGACGAATATCGCTCGGTCGCCGACATGACGGCGGAATTCTACCTTCAGACGGTCGATGTGGTGTTCCAGCGCCATCTGCTTCCCAAGGGCGAGCTGATGCACCGCGGGCGCCGGGTCGATCCGGCGACGATCACCAAGACCGCGCTGCTCGCCATCGAGGGCGAGCGCGATGACATTTCGGGCGTCGGCCAGACCAGGGCGGCGCTCAAGGTCGCCACCGCGCTCAGCCCCGAGATGAAGAAATATCACCTCGCCAAGGGTGTCGGCCATTACGGCATCTTCAACGGCCGCAAGTGGCGCGAGAAGATCGCGCCCGTGGTCGAGCGGTTCATCGCCGATCACGGCTGA
- a CDS encoding glycosyltransferase family 4 protein yields MSSPKLLLVANSRWNIAHQRAGLVRGLRARGATIEAVVPDGDGAVPGLTTYEIPLVADGTAPLRELKSLLALIQLFRRVKPDAVLSFTPKANIYAGLAARAAKIPFIPNVSGLGTAFIKGGMLLKIQAAMYREAFRGVSAIFFQNRDDAALFERMGLVHRQQVRLIPGSGVDCSAFKATPMPKRKEGETELLFIGRLLGDKGVRELAEAMRLLRPRHPGLKVTLLGELGAINRTAITAGELDGWVAEGLVTHAGRTDDVRPFIAAADAVILPSYREGMPKALLEAAAMGRPLLAADVPGCREIVRKGENGLLFEVRSAAALAEAIERFVAAPPIERQRWGRASRAIAEREYDERIVVDAYREAVIALTGKSL; encoded by the coding sequence GTGTCGTCCCCCAAGCTCCTCCTCGTCGCCAACAGCCGCTGGAACATCGCGCATCAGCGCGCCGGGCTGGTGCGCGGCCTGCGCGCGCGCGGCGCGACGATCGAGGCCGTGGTGCCCGATGGCGACGGCGCGGTTCCTGGGCTCACCACCTACGAAATTCCGCTCGTCGCCGACGGCACCGCGCCGCTGCGTGAGTTGAAGAGCCTGCTCGCGCTGATTCAGCTCTTTCGGCGGGTGAAGCCCGACGCGGTGCTGAGCTTCACGCCCAAGGCCAATATCTACGCCGGGCTCGCCGCGCGCGCCGCGAAGATCCCGTTCATTCCCAATGTCTCGGGGCTCGGCACGGCCTTCATCAAGGGCGGCATGCTGCTCAAGATCCAGGCCGCCATGTATCGCGAGGCGTTTCGCGGCGTGTCGGCCATCTTCTTCCAGAATCGCGACGATGCCGCCCTGTTCGAGCGCATGGGGCTGGTCCACCGCCAGCAGGTCCGGCTGATCCCCGGCTCGGGGGTCGATTGCAGCGCGTTCAAGGCGACCCCGATGCCGAAGCGCAAGGAGGGCGAGACCGAGCTTCTGTTCATCGGCCGCCTGCTCGGCGACAAGGGGGTGCGCGAGCTGGCCGAGGCGATGCGCCTGCTGCGCCCGCGCCACCCGGGGCTCAAGGTGACGCTGCTCGGCGAACTCGGCGCGATCAACCGCACGGCGATCACCGCCGGAGAACTCGATGGCTGGGTCGCCGAGGGGCTCGTCACCCATGCCGGACGAACCGACGACGTCCGCCCGTTCATCGCCGCCGCCGATGCCGTGATCCTGCCCTCCTATCGCGAGGGCATGCCCAAGGCGCTGCTCGAGGCCGCCGCCATGGGCCGGCCGCTCCTAGCCGCCGACGTGCCCGGCTGCCGCGAGATCGTCCGCAAGGGCGAGAACGGCCTGCTGTTCGAAGTCCGCTCGGCCGCTGCACTGGCCGAGGCGATCGAGCGCTTCGTCGCCGCGCCGCCGATCGAGCGCCAGCGCTGGGGCAGGGCGTCGCGGGCCATCGCCGAGCGCGAATATGACGAACGGATCGTGGTCGACGCCTATCGCGAGGCAGTCATCGCGTTGACAGGGAAATCGCTCTAA
- a CDS encoding metallophosphoesterase has translation MRRFFTSKPAKRRGQDGWRAYVVGDVHGRLDLLDDLLARIEADHANRSVKRGLIVFLGDLIDRGPASAGVVERIRTLKLPGFSTVAITGNHEEVLRRILDGEAGEIAGWLRYGGAETLQSYGLDPDQLRVLGQAEQQERILAAIPEAHRHFYATMADSLRFGDYLLVHAGIRPGVDLDQQKLHDLRWIREPFLSDTRDHGVAVVHGHTISEAVEVVGSRIGIDTGAYSTGRLTAFAIEGKGRWLIDTIDGMRERESSRV, from the coding sequence ATGCGACGATTCTTCACTTCCAAGCCGGCCAAGCGGCGCGGCCAGGATGGCTGGCGTGCCTATGTCGTGGGCGACGTCCACGGCCGTCTCGACCTGCTCGACGACCTGCTCGCGCGGATCGAAGCCGACCACGCGAACCGGTCCGTCAAGCGCGGGCTGATCGTCTTCCTCGGCGACCTCATCGACCGCGGCCCGGCCTCGGCGGGCGTGGTCGAGCGGATTCGGACCCTAAAGTTGCCGGGCTTTTCGACCGTCGCCATCACCGGCAATCACGAGGAAGTGCTGCGCCGGATCCTCGACGGCGAGGCAGGCGAGATCGCCGGTTGGCTGCGCTACGGTGGCGCCGAAACGCTGCAGAGCTACGGTCTCGACCCCGACCAGCTCCGTGTCCTCGGGCAGGCCGAGCAGCAGGAGCGCATCCTCGCCGCCATTCCCGAGGCGCATCGCCACTTCTATGCGACCATGGCCGACAGCCTGCGCTTCGGCGACTATCTTCTCGTCCATGCCGGGATCCGACCGGGGGTCGATCTCGACCAGCAAAAGCTGCACGACCTGCGCTGGATCCGCGAACCCTTCCTCTCGGACACGCGCGACCATGGCGTTGCGGTGGTCCACGGCCACACGATCAGCGAGGCGGTCGAGGTGGTGGGCTCGCGCATCGGGATCGATACGGGGGCATATTCCACCGGCCGCCTGACGGCGTTCGCGATCGAGGGTAAGGGGCGCTGGCTCATCGACACGATCGATGGAATGCGCGAGCGGGAGTCCAGCCGTGTTTGA
- a CDS encoding SDR family oxidoreductase, producing MFEKLFEAPGLAPHVEGLRAAPRKWLVTGAAGFIGSNLVEALLRLDQQVVGLDNFATGHQRNLDELLAAVGPERAARFHMITGDIRDSATCAAACDGVDVVLHQAALGSVPRSLADPLTSHDVNVTGFVRMLDAARQAGVGRFVYAASSSTYGDEPALPKREERIGNPLSPYAVTKLVNELYAAVYARSYGFKATGLRYFNVFGPRQDPHGAYAAVIPKWLDALITGKEVTINGDGETSRDFCFVMNAVQANLLAALAPDEAQGEVFNVAVGDRTSLNRLFQLLLDNLAASGAPVEAEPAYGEFRAGDVRHSEADIDKARRLLGYAPTHDIAAGLEAAMPWYLAHRARV from the coding sequence GTGTTTGAGAAATTGTTCGAAGCGCCGGGCCTCGCCCCGCATGTGGAGGGTCTTCGCGCCGCCCCGCGCAAGTGGCTGGTGACGGGCGCCGCGGGGTTCATTGGGTCGAACCTCGTCGAAGCGCTGTTGCGCCTCGACCAGCAGGTCGTCGGGCTCGACAATTTCGCGACCGGCCATCAGCGCAACCTCGATGAACTGCTCGCCGCGGTCGGGCCGGAGCGCGCCGCGCGCTTCCACATGATCACCGGCGACATCCGCGATTCGGCGACCTGCGCGGCGGCCTGCGACGGCGTCGACGTCGTCCTCCACCAGGCCGCGCTGGGCTCGGTCCCGCGCTCGCTCGCCGACCCGCTGACCAGCCATGACGTCAATGTCACCGGCTTCGTCCGAATGCTCGACGCCGCGCGGCAGGCGGGGGTGGGGCGGTTCGTCTATGCCGCCTCGTCGAGCACCTACGGCGACGAGCCTGCGCTTCCCAAGCGCGAGGAGCGGATCGGCAACCCGCTCTCACCCTATGCGGTGACCAAGCTCGTCAACGAGCTCTACGCCGCGGTCTATGCCCGCAGCTATGGCTTCAAGGCGACGGGGCTGCGCTATTTCAATGTCTTCGGCCCGCGCCAGGACCCGCATGGCGCCTATGCCGCCGTCATTCCCAAGTGGCTCGACGCACTGATCACGGGCAAGGAAGTGACCATCAACGGCGACGGCGAGACCAGCCGCGACTTCTGCTTCGTCATGAACGCGGTGCAGGCGAACCTCCTCGCCGCGCTCGCCCCCGACGAGGCGCAGGGCGAGGTCTTCAACGTCGCGGTCGGCGACCGGACCAGCCTCAACCGCCTGTTCCAGCTCCTCCTCGACAATCTCGCCGCGAGCGGTGCGCCGGTCGAGGCCGAACCCGCCTACGGGGAATTCCGCGCCGGCGACGTGCGCCACAGCGAGGCCGACATCGACAAGGCGCGGCGGCTGCTCGGTTATGCGCCGACGCACGACATCGCCGCGGGGCTCGAAGCGGCCATGCCCTGGTACCTTGCGCACCGGGCCAGGGTCTGA
- a CDS encoding polysaccharide biosynthesis/export family protein codes for MHRTAPIAIVAGSLFVALLAGCSDSRGGPIPYDVSLAPPDQPKPLSLEQNYRIAPLDTLSVNVFRQKDLSGDYEVDLTGRIAMPLIGSVEAADLTTAELDQRLTAAYGAKYLVRPDIAVGVKSSTKRSVTIDGSVKNSGSFPVNGSLSLLQAVALSGGTAEDANPRRVAIFRTIDGKRQAAAFDLVAIRRGQAADPAIYPGDIVVVDGSRTKQLQKQILNSLPVFSIFRPF; via the coding sequence ATGCATCGTACCGCACCTATCGCCATCGTCGCCGGATCCCTGTTCGTCGCGCTGCTCGCCGGCTGTTCCGACAGTCGCGGCGGACCGATCCCCTATGACGTCTCGCTCGCGCCGCCCGACCAGCCCAAGCCGCTGAGCCTCGAGCAGAATTATAGAATCGCCCCGCTCGACACGCTGTCCGTCAACGTCTTCCGCCAGAAGGATTTGTCGGGCGACTACGAGGTCGACCTGACGGGCCGCATCGCCATGCCGCTGATCGGCAGCGTCGAGGCCGCCGACCTCACCACCGCCGAACTCGACCAGCGGCTGACCGCGGCCTACGGAGCCAAATATCTCGTCCGGCCCGACATCGCGGTCGGCGTCAAATCCTCGACCAAGCGCAGCGTCACCATCGACGGCTCGGTCAAGAACAGCGGCTCCTTCCCGGTCAACGGCTCGCTCAGCCTGCTCCAGGCAGTGGCGCTGTCGGGCGGGACCGCCGAGGACGCCAACCCGCGCCGCGTCGCCATCTTCCGCACCATCGACGGCAAGCGCCAGGCCGCCGCCTTCGACCTCGTCGCCATCCGCCGCGGCCAGGCGGCCGATCCGGCGATCTACCCGGGCGACATCGTGGTGGTCGACGGCTCGCGGACCAAGCAGCTGCAGAAGCAGATCCTCAACAGCCTGCCTGTCTTCTCGATCTTCCGCCCCTTCTAG
- a CDS encoding polysaccharide biosynthesis tyrosine autokinase, translated as MNRDLAFPADGRLPAAPGDLRAGAAQPRGQGRMAPQTSQLDVSTVLRIVKEWRWLILAAMVLGIAGGIIATMLTTPLYRASATLEINPPRFEVVGENKDMQDSGQQSWDFVATQIGLLKSRAVAERAAQDLNLAANPAVAGTTGTLDERLQRATGVVAGSLDVATPKEGTLVNYSVTSPDPNLAAVIANGIADSFINSGLQRRYESSAYARQFLQRQISKTRADLEQSEKQLAAYAQAEGIITLQSGSSNGGGSPEAGNSLQGESLQALNEALATATARRVAAEGAYRAAAASGPTSDVNTSTQGLRQARAALEAEYSEKRTELQPDHPEMVSLRSRIDALGQQISRESAQVTSGRSNTLAQEYRAAAAAERALQSRVSGLKGEVLNLRGRSVRYAILQREVDTNRSLYDALLGRYKEIGVAGGVGTSPVSVVDRAVVPGGPFKPNLPINLLAGLGIGLILGLAGAVGLDLLRDTIRTRDDMRNKLGIACLGQIPKRVGKSEFVEELKDPGSPISEAYSSTAAALRFTTEHGAPRTLMVTSTSPSEGKSSSALSLAQNFARRGLAVLLIDADLRKPAFRGPSEDVGLTKLLTNDETILGHISPTQFENLSLLPCGTIPPNPADLLSTGRLGALLEEALMHFQMVIVDSPPVMGLADASLIAHATHNVLFVVESGRTRTRQASEALNGLEASGAHLLGGLLTKATETSGHYSYYNYRYGDLDDKRERIALIPYHQES; from the coding sequence GTGAACCGTGATCTCGCTTTTCCGGCTGACGGCCGACTTCCGGCCGCGCCCGGCGACCTTCGCGCCGGGGCCGCCCAGCCGCGCGGGCAGGGCCGGATGGCGCCGCAGACCAGCCAGCTCGACGTCTCGACCGTGCTCCGGATCGTCAAGGAATGGCGCTGGCTGATCCTCGCGGCGATGGTGCTCGGCATTGCCGGGGGGATCATCGCGACGATGCTGACGACCCCGCTCTACCGCGCCAGCGCGACGCTCGAGATCAATCCGCCGCGCTTCGAGGTCGTCGGCGAGAACAAGGACATGCAGGACAGCGGCCAGCAGAGCTGGGACTTCGTTGCGACCCAGATCGGCCTGCTCAAGAGCCGCGCGGTCGCCGAGCGCGCCGCGCAGGACCTCAATCTCGCCGCCAATCCGGCGGTCGCCGGCACCACCGGCACGCTCGACGAGCGGCTCCAGCGCGCCACCGGCGTGGTCGCGGGAAGCCTCGACGTCGCGACGCCCAAGGAAGGCACGCTCGTCAACTACAGCGTGACGAGTCCGGACCCGAATCTCGCCGCCGTCATTGCCAACGGCATCGCCGACAGCTTCATCAATTCGGGCCTCCAGCGTCGCTACGAGAGCTCGGCCTATGCCCGCCAGTTCCTCCAGCGGCAGATCAGCAAGACCCGCGCCGACCTCGAACAAAGCGAGAAGCAGCTCGCCGCCTACGCCCAGGCCGAGGGCATCATCACGCTGCAGAGCGGGAGCTCGAACGGGGGCGGTTCGCCCGAAGCGGGCAACTCGCTCCAGGGGGAAAGCCTCCAGGCCCTGAACGAGGCGCTGGCCACCGCGACCGCCCGCCGGGTCGCCGCGGAAGGCGCCTATCGCGCCGCCGCCGCCTCGGGTCCGACCAGCGACGTCAACACCTCGACGCAAGGGCTCCGCCAGGCGCGCGCCGCGCTCGAGGCCGAATATAGCGAGAAGCGCACCGAGCTTCAGCCCGACCATCCCGAGATGGTCAGCCTGCGCTCGCGGATCGACGCCCTGGGCCAGCAGATCAGCCGCGAAAGCGCGCAGGTGACCAGCGGTCGCAGCAATACGCTGGCGCAGGAATATCGCGCCGCCGCCGCCGCCGAGCGTGCGCTCCAGAGCCGCGTCTCGGGGCTGAAGGGCGAGGTCCTCAACCTGCGCGGCCGAAGCGTCCGCTACGCCATCCTCCAGCGCGAGGTCGACACCAACCGCAGCCTCTATGATGCGCTCCTCGGGCGCTACAAGGAGATCGGCGTCGCCGGCGGCGTCGGCACCTCACCGGTGTCGGTGGTCGACCGCGCGGTCGTTCCGGGCGGGCCGTTCAAGCCCAACCTTCCGATCAACCTCCTCGCCGGGCTCGGCATCGGGCTCATCCTCGGCCTCGCCGGCGCGGTCGGGCTCGACCTCCTGCGCGACACGATCCGCACCCGCGACGACATGCGCAACAAGCTCGGCATCGCCTGCCTCGGCCAGATTCCGAAGCGCGTTGGCAAGAGCGAGTTCGTGGAGGAATTGAAGGATCCGGGGTCGCCCATCTCCGAGGCCTACAGCTCGACCGCGGCCGCGTTGCGCTTCACCACCGAGCATGGCGCGCCGCGCACGTTGATGGTGACCTCGACCTCGCCATCGGAGGGCAAGAGCTCCTCGGCCCTGTCGCTCGCGCAGAATTTCGCGCGGCGCGGGCTCGCGGTGCTGCTGATCGACGCCGACCTTCGCAAGCCCGCCTTCCGCGGTCCCTCGGAGGACGTCGGCCTGACCAAGCTCCTCACCAACGACGAGACGATCCTCGGCCACATCAGTCCGACGCAGTTCGAGAACCTCTCGCTGCTACCGTGCGGGACCATTCCGCCCAACCCGGCGGACCTGCTCTCGACCGGTCGCCTCGGCGCGCTGCTCGAGGAAGCGCTGATGCACTTCCAGATGGTGATCGTTGATTCGCCCCCGGTCATGGGTCTCGCCGACGCATCGCTAATCGCGCATGCCACGCATAATGTGCTGTTCGTCGTCGAAAGCGGCCGCACCCGGACCCGCCAGGCCTCCGAGGCGCTCAACGGGCTCGAGGCGTCGGGCGCGCACCTGCTGGGCGGTCTCCTCACCAAGGCGACCGAGACCAGCGGCCACTACAGCTATTACAATTACCGTTACGGCGATCTCGACGACAAGCGCGAGCGCATCGCGCTGATCCCGTACCACCAGGAGAGCTGA
- a CDS encoding tetratricopeptide repeat protein yields the protein MPGGGAGRSAVRWLGVAGVVLVAGQAVRTAVVDAETATRPALAHAVWPAHPGPGFALAFTDIGEAARKGQGPSAAARALVTEAGAREPLAPEPLLVEATDRIAAGDTRQAETLLAAALHRDPRSSAAHFMLADLMIRQQRLAEALVHVGALGRRMGGATESFATALATYIRQPDALTRVAPVLGRDPKLRAAVLKALAFDRSATPQLLALARPSDRSAPWLAQALDVRIDAGEIPAARALLAHTQADDSGSALASWGDAATGPLTWRFPAGTEAAVEPAADGPMRIVYYGRAEVAVAEHRLLLPPGRYRLAYSFSAPPPAGTFQWRLTCAGVTAPLASYPIEAKDGAADFNVAPGCDAQKLSLWGVMGDFQRTVSIDLLRIRLSPLQAAS from the coding sequence ATGCCGGGGGGCGGAGCGGGACGGTCGGCGGTTCGCTGGCTCGGGGTGGCCGGCGTCGTGCTGGTCGCAGGGCAGGCGGTGCGGACCGCGGTGGTCGATGCCGAGACGGCGACGCGCCCCGCGCTCGCGCACGCCGTCTGGCCGGCGCATCCGGGGCCGGGCTTCGCGCTTGCCTTCACCGACATCGGCGAGGCGGCTCGCAAGGGGCAGGGGCCGTCCGCCGCCGCCCGCGCCCTGGTGACCGAAGCCGGGGCGCGCGAGCCGCTCGCGCCCGAGCCGCTGCTGGTCGAGGCCACGGACCGCATCGCCGCAGGGGACACGCGCCAAGCCGAGACGCTTCTCGCTGCCGCGCTTCACCGCGACCCGCGCTCCTCCGCGGCGCATTTCATGCTCGCCGACCTCATGATCCGGCAGCAGCGACTGGCCGAGGCGCTGGTCCATGTCGGCGCGCTCGGACGGCGCATGGGCGGCGCGACCGAGAGCTTCGCCACCGCGCTCGCCACCTATATCCGCCAGCCCGACGCGCTCACCAGGGTCGCCCCGGTGCTTGGCCGTGATCCCAAACTTCGCGCCGCGGTGCTGAAGGCACTCGCCTTCGACCGATCGGCGACCCCGCAACTGCTCGCGCTCGCCCGGCCGAGCGACCGCTCGGCACCGTGGCTGGCGCAGGCGCTCGACGTCCGGATCGATGCCGGCGAGATCCCCGCCGCCCGCGCCCTCCTCGCCCACACCCAGGCGGATGACAGCGGCAGCGCGCTCGCCTCCTGGGGTGACGCCGCGACCGGCCCGCTGACCTGGCGCTTCCCCGCCGGAACCGAGGCCGCGGTCGAGCCCGCCGCCGACGGGCCGATGCGGATCGTCTATTATGGCCGGGCCGAAGTCGCGGTCGCCGAGCATCGCCTGCTCCTGCCGCCGGGCCGCTATCGCCTCGCTTATTCCTTCTCGGCCCCGCCGCCCGCGGGCACCTTCCAGTGGCGCCTGACCTGCGCCGGCGTCACCGCGCCGCTCGCCTCCTATCCGATCGAGGCCAAGGATGGCGCCGCCGACTTCAACGTCGCGCCGGGCTGCGACGCGCAGAAGCTGAGTCTCTGGGGTGTCATGGGCGACTTCCAGCGAACCGTGTCGATCGACCTTCTCCGGATCCGCCTTTCCCCCTTGCAGGCCGCCTCGTGA
- a CDS encoding O-antigen ligase family protein, protein MTLRKVQQAVVPAYLFLCLLLGGSTQGSWRLLILELLGAALVIWALVRPSGEGVDRNGRFLFWLAGAWVALVLIQLVPLPPAVWSALPGRAVVAEGFTLRGAPLPWLPLSLSPAATAAILPLILVPLGVMAGILVLGAYRRRWCVAALVAGTAISVLLGALQLVQGGPYLFPISNGGQAAGLFANSNHQATLLLIAIPFLAALIGRAQSPSRSSKGSARLSRIVIALGALAVVLLGLALNGSLAALGLAGPVALASVGLALPQARRSARWLGGFAMLLLLGAVAAMAAMSQVGGGNVSYTSRSDIYHQTVPAIVDYLPVGTGLGTFQRVYQLREDPAAVDAFFVNHAHSDPLEWALETGLPGILLMLVLLGWWAMTSLRLWRAEPRNLFALAGTIGSAAILGHSLVDYPLRDPAIQALFALCLVFMAEPRRLSARAASRKGEARAARHLVMTDDGLVSA, encoded by the coding sequence GTGACCCTTCGCAAAGTCCAGCAGGCCGTCGTCCCGGCCTATCTTTTCCTGTGCCTCCTCCTCGGCGGAAGCACGCAGGGGTCGTGGCGGCTGCTGATCCTCGAACTCCTCGGCGCGGCGCTCGTCATCTGGGCGCTTGTCCGTCCGAGCGGGGAGGGGGTCGATCGGAACGGCCGCTTCCTGTTCTGGCTCGCCGGCGCGTGGGTGGCGCTGGTGCTAATCCAGCTCGTGCCGCTGCCGCCCGCGGTCTGGAGCGCGCTGCCCGGCCGCGCCGTGGTCGCCGAGGGTTTCACGCTGCGCGGTGCGCCGCTCCCGTGGCTGCCGTTGTCGCTCAGCCCCGCCGCGACCGCTGCCATCCTCCCGCTTATCCTCGTGCCGCTCGGGGTCATGGCCGGAATCCTCGTGCTCGGCGCCTATCGCCGGCGCTGGTGCGTCGCCGCCCTCGTCGCGGGCACTGCCATCTCGGTCCTGCTCGGCGCGCTGCAGCTGGTGCAGGGCGGGCCCTATCTCTTCCCGATCAGCAACGGCGGGCAGGCGGCGGGGCTGTTCGCCAACTCCAACCACCAGGCGACCCTGCTGCTGATCGCCATTCCCTTCCTCGCCGCGCTGATCGGCCGCGCGCAATCGCCGTCGCGCAGCAGCAAGGGCTCGGCGCGATTGAGCCGGATCGTCATCGCGCTCGGCGCGCTCGCGGTGGTGCTGCTCGGCCTTGCGCTCAACGGCTCGCTCGCCGCGCTGGGGCTCGCCGGTCCGGTCGCGCTGGCGAGCGTCGGGCTCGCCCTGCCGCAGGCCCGCCGGAGCGCGCGCTGGCTCGGCGGGTTCGCGATGCTGCTCCTCCTGGGCGCGGTCGCGGCGATGGCGGCCATGTCCCAGGTCGGCGGCGGGAACGTCTCCTATACCAGCCGGAGCGACATCTATCACCAGACGGTGCCGGCAATCGTCGACTACCTCCCGGTCGGCACCGGCCTCGGCACCTTCCAGCGGGTCTACCAGCTGCGCGAGGATCCGGCGGCGGTCGACGCCTTCTTCGTCAACCATGCGCACAGCGACCCGCTCGAATGGGCGCTCGAAACCGGGCTTCCGGGCATCCTCCTCATGTTGGTGCTGCTTGGCTGGTGGGCGATGACGAGCCTTCGCCTGTGGCGGGCGGAGCCGCGCAACCTGTTCGCGCTCGCCGGGACGATCGGCTCGGCCGCGATCCTCGGGCACAGCCTCGTCGACTATCCGCTGCGCGATCCCGCGATCCAGGCCCTGTTCGCGCTCTGCCTCGTGTTCATGGCCGAGCCGCGCCGCCTGTCGGCCCGGGCCGCCAGTCGCAAGGGCGAGGCGCGTGCCGCGCGTCACCTCGTCATGACCGACGATGGCCTGGTCAGCGCGTAA
- a CDS encoding nucleotidyltransferase family protein: protein MEPALALIVECCRADLGEAELDSLAAKLTKADGKRIAQLAKRHRVEGLVWRVMQRSGLIPLGAGTLAEQARRIAMDGLLMARESGRVHRNFAGNSLPHLFLKGQTLGALAWGNPMLKRQLDIDLLVPAGAIGRAAAILSHMGYVQETPEPSVDPADWHRRHKESLWRSDDGILLDLHSRLADNPAVLSTVTAASPARLVEIAGGVALPTLGDRLLLPYLAVHGCSSGWFRLKWIADFAALARRVDGAAIAAAIDIAPRLQAGRALAAAFVLANRLLGTPIPEELEYDGGAARLVKIGLKAIADEREPTDRALGTLSIHHSQMLMAPGSHFFVGEAMRQLGALLTR from the coding sequence ATGGAGCCAGCCCTCGCCCTCATCGTCGAATGCTGCCGGGCCGACCTCGGCGAGGCGGAACTGGACAGCCTTGCCGCCAAGCTGACGAAGGCGGACGGCAAGCGCATCGCGCAACTCGCCAAGCGCCACCGGGTCGAGGGCCTTGTCTGGCGGGTGATGCAGCGCTCGGGGCTGATCCCGCTGGGCGCCGGCACGCTCGCCGAACAGGCCCGCCGGATCGCGATGGACGGCCTGCTGATGGCGCGCGAAAGCGGGCGCGTGCACCGCAATTTCGCGGGCAATTCGCTGCCCCACCTGTTCCTCAAGGGTCAGACGCTGGGCGCGCTCGCCTGGGGCAATCCGATGCTCAAGCGCCAGCTCGACATCGACCTGCTCGTCCCCGCCGGCGCGATCGGCCGCGCCGCTGCGATCCTGTCGCACATGGGCTACGTCCAGGAAACGCCCGAGCCGTCGGTCGATCCCGCCGACTGGCACCGCCGCCACAAGGAGAGCCTGTGGCGGAGCGACGACGGCATCCTCCTCGACCTCCACAGCCGGCTGGCGGACAATCCGGCGGTTCTCTCCACCGTCACCGCGGCCAGTCCCGCGCGGCTGGTCGAGATCGCGGGCGGCGTTGCGCTGCCGACGCTCGGCGACCGGCTGCTGCTTCCCTATCTCGCGGTCCACGGCTGCTCGAGCGGCTGGTTCCGGCTGAAATGGATTGCCGACTTCGCTGCGCTTGCCCGACGCGTCGACGGCGCCGCAATCGCCGCCGCGATCGACATCGCTCCGCGGCTCCAGGCAGGGCGCGCGCTGGCGGCCGCCTTCGTGCTCGCCAATCGGCTGCTCGGCACGCCCATCCCCGAGGAGCTCGAATATGACGGCGGCGCCGCGCGGCTGGTGAAGATCGGCCTCAAGGCGATCGCCGACGAACGCGAGCCCACCGACCGTGCCCTCGGCACGCTGTCCATCCATCATTCGCAGATGCTGATGGCGCCCGGATCGCATTTCTTCGTCGGCGAGGCGATGCGCCAGCTGGGCGCGCTCCTTACGCGCTGA